A part of Aspergillus flavus chromosome 1, complete sequence genomic DNA contains:
- a CDS encoding putative NRPS-like enzyme produces MSVSVLLQPREAHLDDPWKTLHGSSAELITKAHLRDLWAKILQQDPSDFSEQDAFFEVGGDSITALDLATAAQAQGISLTVEQIFMHVTLEGMAKEALATRAKAEEYTGACRPLEPFGLLHTGISRADNIQAIGKACGVASERVENAYPCTPMQESLVTLSDGDENLSVRQLVYRLANDVPLGRFQQAWVTTVHAHPVLRTRICQPDGELRFIQAVLDEEMIWNTSTSNLCRFLEQDAGDLMKLEDRFFRYTIVLENENREDTRRYFVWTVHHALCDAASLLKILDDVAARFHDEPTIERPPFEQFIESINRTNSSEERHFWQQTLSGVDVTPYPSVPQGSDFHVNPSSTLERPITLVDRPPIGLTRALLLRAAWGILLSHHTGTENVVFGVINSG; encoded by the exons ATGTCAGTTTCAGTGCTTCTACAGCCTAGAGAGGCCCATCTAGATGATCCCTGGAAG ACTCTTCATGGCAGCTCTGCGGAGCTGATTACCAAGGCCCATCTTCGAGATCTATGGGCAAAGATTCTGCAGCAAGATCCTTCCGACTTTTCAGAGCAAGATGCATTCTTCGAAGTCGGGGGCGACTCAATTACCGCTTTGGACCTTGCAACCGCAGCTCAGGCTCAGGGTATCAGTCTCACAGTTGAGCAAATATTCATGCATGTTACCCTGGAAGGGATGGCAAAAGAAGCCCTTGCTACAAGAGCAAAAGCGGAAGAATATACAGGAGCATGCAGACCACTCGAACCATTTGGACTATTGCACACAGGCATTTCTCGCGCAGACAACATCCAGGCAATTGGCAAGGCGTGCGGTGTGGCTTCGGAACGTGTGGAAAATGCATATCCATGTACGCCGATGCAGGAGTCTTTGGTGACGCTATCTGATGGGGATGAAAACCTGTCTGTCAGACAGTTAGTGTACCGACTGGCTAATGATGTTCCTTTGGGCCGGTTTCAACAAGCCTGGGTCACCACTGTCCATGCACATCCGGTCTTGCGCACCCGAATCTGTCAGCCGGATGGAGAATTGAGGTTCATCCAGGCAGTGTTAGACGAAGAGATGATATGGAATacctcaacctccaactTATGCCGCTTTCTGGAACAAGATGCAGGCGATCTTATGAAGTTAGAAGACCGGTTTTTCCGGTATACAATTGTCCTCGAAAATGAGAATAGGGAAGACACCCGACGATATTTTGTTTGGACTGTACATCATGCTTTATGTGATGCGGCTTcattattaaaaattctagatgACGTCGCGGCGCGATTCCACGATGAGCCAACCATAGAGCGTCCGCCTTTTGAGCAGTTCATCGAATCCATCAACAGAACTAATTCCAGTGAAGAGCGGCACTTTTGGCAGCAGACCCTGTCCGGCGTTGATGTGACTCCGTACCCTTCAGTACCGCAGGGCTCTGATTTCCATGTCAATCCTTCTAGTACGCTCGAGCGACCAATTACTCTCGTCGATCGTCCGCCAATTGGTCTAACCAGAGCCCTTTTACTGCGAGCTGCATGGGGTATCTTGCTATCGCATCATACTGGAACCGAAAATGTAGTGTTTGGAGTTATTAACAGTGGGTAA
- a CDS encoding sphingolipid hydroxylase (sphinganine hydroxylase BasA), whose amino-acid sequence MAVNASVAYDLPPLPAYTLTPRPPLLSPIPDNVVALILPIIAYWALSMVYHYIDVYELFPQYRLHTPAEVLKRNHVSRWEVVRDVILQQIIQTMAGMAVSHFDPVECIGKEEYDVAVWAQRIRLLQRTFPRLLAVFGIDSMGLAKSLSKNGYSILGGVLAGGRYPGLTQTLVLENGVEAIAPAFAGWELSMASFIYWYFIPTMQFVWGVCVVDTWQYFLHRAMHLNRWLYVTFHSRHHRLYVPYAFGALYNHPVEGFLLDTAGTGVAFLTARMTNRQAMWFFTCTTIKTVDDHCGYAFPWDPLQHFTSNNAAYHDIHHQSWGIKTNFSQPFFTIWDRLLATQWKGDVKLRYERGREAAQKKLDDDAAFGLGAKGENVTSSATVSSDELAETTARSRLRKRTATFDGLKGSKHGVASSVL is encoded by the exons ATGGCAGTCAATGCGTCGGTGGCCTATGACCTTCCGCCTCTTCCGGCGTATACCTTGACACCACGTCCGCCTCTTTTGTCTCCGATTCCTGATAATGTCGTGGCGCTGATTCTACCGATTATCGCTTACTGGGCCTTGTCCATGGTCTATCACTACATCGATGTCTACGAGTTGTTTCCCCAGTACCGTTTGCATACCCCGGCAGAGGTCCTCAAAAGGAACCACGTATCGCGTTGGGAAGTCGTGAGGGATGTCATTCTACAACAGATAATTCAAACCATGGCCGGTATGGCTGTGTCGCACTTCGATCCCGTGGAATGCATCGGCAAAGAGGAATACGATGTGGCGGTCTGGGCTCAGCGTATCCGTCTCCTGCAAAGGACATTCCCGCGTTTATTGGCGGTGTTCGGCATTGACTCCATGGGATTGGCGAAATCCTTGTCGAAGAATGGCTATAGCATACTGGGGGGCGTTCTCGCGGGTGGACGCTATCCGGGACTCACCCAAACCTTGGTCTTGGAGAATGGAGTAGAAGCCATCGCTCCTGCGTTCGCCGGTTGGGAATTGTCCATGGCTAGCTTCATCTATTGGTACTTCATTCCTACGATGCAGTTTGTCTGGGGTGTATGCGTCGTCGACACCTGGCAGTATTTCCTGCACCGTGCAATGCACTTGAACCGTTGGCTTTATG TCACCTTTCACTCGCGTCATCACCGCCTATACGTCCCATATGCGTTCGGTGCTTTGTATAACCATCCCGTGGAGGGATTCCTCCTCGATACTGCCGGTACCGGTGTTGCGTTCTTGACGGCTAGAATGACTAACCGCCAGGCCATGTGGTTTTTTACCTGTACGACTATTAAGACTGTGGACGATCACTGCGGCTATGCTTTCCCCTGGGACCCCTTGCAGCATTTCACTTCCAACAATGCCGCCTACCATGATATTCACCACCAGAGTTGGGGTATCAAGACTAACTTCTCCCAGCCCTTCTTCACCATCTGGGATCGGCTTCTCGCAACTCAATGGAAGGGTGATGTTAAACTTCGTTACGAACGGGGTCGTGAGGCAGCACAGAAAAAACTGGACGACGACGCCGCTTTTGGTCTTGGAGCCAAAGGGGAGAACGTAACATCTTCCGCTACAGTCTCATCGGATGAGCTAGCAGAGACAACTGCGCGGTCACGGTTGCGCAAAAGGACGGCGACCTTTGACGGCCTCAAGGGGTCGAAGCACGGGGTAGCCAGCAGCGTCCTCTAA
- a CDS encoding microtubule-binding protein (TCTP family protein), which yields MIIYKDILTGDEIISDAFNLKEVDNILWEVDCRNITIGDENIQLEGANPSAEGEDDDAGGAGNAEQVLDIKHNFRLNDYPKLEKDEYKKAIKGYMKKVLAKLEEKKAPEETIKEFKENAQTALKRILANYKDYDVLVGESFGADAMHILINYREDGVTPYATFWKHGLEEYKV from the exons ATGATCATTTACAAG GATATCCTTACCGGCGATGAGATTATCTCCGACGCCTTCAACCTCAAGGAGGTCGACAACATCCTCTGGGAGGTCGACTGCCGGAATATCACGATAGGGGACGAAAATATCCAGCTTGAGGGTGCCAACCCCTCCGCTGAGggtgaagacgacgacgctGGTGGTGCCGGCAACGCGGAGCAGGTCCTCGACATTAAGCACAATTTCCGTCTCAATGATTACCCGAAGCTCGAGAAGGACGAATATAAGAAGGCCATTAAGG GCTACATGAAGAAGGTCCTCGCCAAGctcgaggagaagaaggcccCCGAGGAGACTATCAAGGAGTTCAAGGAGAATGCCCAAACCGCCCTCAAGAGGATCCTTGCCAACTACAAAGACTACGATGTTTTGGTTGGTGAAAGCTTTGGAGCCGATGCTAT GCACATCCTCATTAACTACCGCGAGGACGGTGTCACTCCTTATGCCACTTTCTGGAAGCACGGTCTTGAGGAGTACAAGGTCTAG
- a CDS encoding putative C6 transcription factor (hypothetical protein Ao3042_01587), which yields MDTSPTSTSPGHGPSNLGATAQSQLNNTSAPVSTPQSTASRSSTAKAGARQITRNRASYSCHTCRRRKVKCDKVHPICGNCVKNGTECIYDAAPQKDTGSRNGQTAGGHGIKRRRESSRPLDEDIDDIGSLYGHLRQAGSPEQKYGSQAIEARLDKLTSMIERLSKTNGPLDAEQRLLLAQNVNAEVGKGEARPGNGAPVKSAGASRPGSPRRTDSNDEFPIPAGLATDLVDPIGSLNLGHLSLEDGGRSRYVGTTYWAYISHEINELNQLLKYQSRSHQDTTANESSVDDNMTDTMAKARGSPWKTSIDSSGGVRRDRVSGPEEFQKSVLFPTGDSPSVKEKHVEPEMLDHVPTKRQSHILYKGFMSGIHAISPVIHPPTILKLYNSFWDWYDYSSYSGDSCPDPSFIPLLYAIWYGGSVTISIRTIKAEFNVSSRSALSKTFNDEVTRWLTKISFPRSPSLQGLAAYLLVQTILSKEEEPLTSSLFISLAMRVAQTMGLHRDPAKFGIKPYEAEYRRRIWWHIVHMDGVVAMSSGLPPLVSDENFWDVRDASEVKDTLLGTPEAEKYEELVASGMRPPDNPDDPTLCGGPSMVNVYYLSARGKYVMARAVRRILKIQLGTKPVTRRDMEELRSNLLDLQLKLNSIINRIPVIENYQPSSSANNRSLSFSVSPVEMRTSDMELPGEGPGRCTEQYHSPVLVSFHKWARILLSLFIDKAFCVAYQPFLKNAKSRIWPAARHSALRHCHGFMEKFISLATDPDFQPFQWSWPGNHQPMHAAMIMLIDLYERPYSPEAPKSRAFIDKIFSLTGPDGGVVGGEDGISAQRPLKDGGREAWDMIRRLRQKAWQKAGLDPHKLWTEQAQIQAGAASGPDEYPCASNPYYANSGSTAPTPSISTMTSRQQLADFSKMFYNMTRSHMLPNPVSTLRPSPLRYQLPQTSAPTSVPDTPPNLPTPQILQSPAAKATATVETPPPASTIPSPDRIPPLSTAIPFTSTPPPPLSFMDLASPSAHSMAAGPTPPSMMDPNLNFDWDQWDAVFGQHLPVADELMELDPVAGFEFGDLGGGMVGGGSRSGSLGGSETGLGSIPGPDWVGYC from the exons ATGGACACGAGCCCAACGAGCACTTCGCCCGGCCATGGGCCTTCGAACCTGGGTGCGACGGCCCAGTCCCAGCTGAATAACACCTCCGCGCCAGTATCTACCCCACAGTCGACTGCGTCCCGGTCGTCGACGGCAAAGGCCGGAGCTCGTCAGATTACCCGAAACCGCGCCAGCTACAGCTGCCATACTTGTCGGAGGCGGAAGGTGAAATGCGACAAG GTGCATCCTATCTGCGGAAATTGCGTGAAGAACGGAACCGAATGTATCTACGATGCTGCGCCGCAGAAAGACACCGGGTCGCGCAACGGTCAAACAGCAGGTGGGCACGGTATTAAGCGACGGAGGGAATCTTCGCGACcgctggatgaggatattgacGATATTGGGTCGCTCTACGGGCATCTGAGGCAGGCTGGGTCTCCCGAGCAGAAGTACGGGTCGCAGGCGATCGAAGCGCGGTTGGATAAACTCACGTCGATGATTGAGCGGCTCAGCAAGACTAATGGACCTTTGGATGCGGAACAACGGCTTTTACTGGCTCAGAATGTCAATGCTGAAGTTGGGAAGGGTGAAGCTCGACCGGGGAATGGCGCGCCTGTGAAGAGCGCGGGCGCGTCTCGTCCAGGTAGCCCCCGTCGCACGGATTCGAATGATGAGTTTCCAATTCCTGCGGGTCTTGCTACAGACTTGGTGGATCCGATTGGTAGTTTGAATCTGGGTCATCTGAGCTTGGAGGATGGGGGTAGGTCGAG ATATGTTGGGACGACATACTGGGCTTATATATCACATGAG ATCAATGAGCTCAATCAATTACTCAAGTACCAGAGCCGCTCACATCAAGATACTACGGCTAACGAAAGCTCTGTTGATGATAATATGACGGATACGATGGCGAAAGCAAGAGGTAGTCCGTGGAAGACATCGATTGATAGCTCTGGTGGAGTCAGACGTGATCGAGTATCTGGTCCTGAAGAATTCCAGAAGTCGGTGCTCTTCCCTACGGGTGATTCCCCATcagtgaaagagaagcatgTCGAACCGGAGATGCTTGATCATGTGCCGACGAAACGACAGAGTCATATTCTGTACAAAGGATTTATGTCTGGAATTCATGCTATCAGTCCAGTGATCCATCCACCAACAATCTTAAAGCTATACAACTCCTTCTGGGACTGGTACGATTACAGCAGCTACTCTGGAGATTCTTGCCCGGACCCCTCGTttattcctcttctttacGCTATTTGGTATGGTGGCTCGGTCACCATTTCGATCCGGACCATCAAGGCTGAATTCAATGTCTCTTCGCGATCCGCACTTTCTAAAACTTTCAACGACGAAGTTACGCGGTGGCTGACGAAGATATCGTTTCCGCGCAGCCCTTCGCTACAAGGGTTGGCTGCGTATCTCCTGGTGCAAACGATACtttcaaaggaagaagaaccgtTAACCAGCAGCTTGTTCATTAGTCTGGCCATGAGGGTAGCACAGACGATGGGCCTGCATCGAGACCCTGCTAAATTCGGGATTAAACCCTATGAAGCCGAATATCGGCGGCGAATATGGTGGCATATCGTGCATATGGATGGCGTTGTTGCTATGTCTAGCGGGCTGCCTCCCTTGGTCAGCGATGAGAACTTCTGGGATGTCCGCGACGCCAGCGAAGTCAAAGACACACTTCTAGGGACACCCGAGGCCGAAAAGTACGAGGAACTGGTGGCATCTGGTATGCGGCCACCCGACAATCCTGATGATCCAACTTTATGCGGTGGACCATCTATGGTCAACGTGTATTATTTATCAGCTAGAGGCAAATATGTCATGGCCC GTGCTGTCCGTCGGATATTGAAGATTCAACTGGGCACGAAACCCGTGACGCGCAGGGACATGGAGGAGCTCAGGTCAAACCTCCTCGACCTGCAACTCAAACTCAATTCTATAATCAACCGAATCCCAGTAATCGAAAACTATCAACCTTCTTCCAGCGCTAATAATAGATCGCTTTCGTTTTCAGTCTCTCCGGTAGAGATGAGAACTAGCGACATGGAACTTCCCGGAGAAGGGCCTGGTCGTTGTACAGAACAATACCACTCTCCTGTTCTCGTATCTTTTCATAAATGGGCAAGGATACTGCTCTCTCTATTCATTGATAAG GCATTCTGTGTCGCCTACCAACCATTCCTTAAGAACGCCAAGAGTCGTATTTGGCCAGCGGCAAGACACAG TGCTCTCCGCCACTGCCACGGCTTCATGGAGAAATTCATATCCCTTGCCACCGACCCTGACTTTCAACCCTTCCAATGGAGCTGGCCGGGCAACCATCAGCCAATGCATGCCGCCATGATCATGCTCATCGATCTTTACGAACGGCCTTATAGCCCTGAGGCGCCTAAGTCGAGGGCATTTATCGACAAGATCTTCTCACTCACCGGACCAGATGGCGGTGTTGTCGGCGGCGAGGACGGCATCTCAGCCCAACGGCCGCTGAAAGATGGCGGCCGCGAGGCATGGGATATGATTCGCAGACTACGCCAGAAAGCCTGGCAGAAAGCTGGTCTGGATCCACATAAGCTATGGACCGAGCAAGCACAGATTCAAGCCGGTGCAGCATCAGGGCCTGACGAATACCCCTGTGCCTCCAATCCCTATTATGCCAATAGCGGCTCTACAGCCCCGACTCCATCAATTTCAACAATGACATCGCGACAGCAACTCGCAGACTTCTCAAAGATGTTCTACAACATGACACGCTCGCACATGCTCCCCAACCCCGTCTCCACTCTACGACCCAGTCCCCTTCGATACCAACTACCCCAAACCTCTGCCCCAACCTCCGTCCCAGACACTCCCCCAAATCTACCGACTCCCCAGATCCTCCAATCACCCGCAGCCAAGGCGACTGCGACGGTCGAAACTCCTCCCCCTGCTTCCACCATCCCTTCTCCTGACCGCATCCCACCACTGAGCACCGCCATCCCTTTCACCTCAACCCCACCCCCTCCCTTATCCTTCATGGACCTGGCTTCACCTAGCGCACATTCCATGGCCGCCGGCCCAACGCCTCCCTCCATGATGGACCCGAACCTGAACTTTGACTGGGACCAATGGGACGCGGTCTTCGGCCAGCACCTCCCCGTCGCTGACGAGCTCATGGAACTGGATCCCGTGGCTGGATTCGAGTTTGGGGATCTTGGCGGGGGCATGGTTGGTGGCGGTAGTCGAAGTGGTAGTTTGGGGGGAAGTGAAACGGGTCTGGGGAGTATTCCTGGCCCCGATTGGGTTGGATACTGTTGA
- a CDS encoding putative signal recognition particle 19 kDa protein (signal recognition particle protein) encodes MSRHAQVEEVYDSDPDEVFPSDSTPSNFTNESLLSAAGISPQGASSIPMRPAPEPRREIPKHYQCLYPVYFDKSRTRAEGRKVGAELAVENPLARDIVDAAQMLGLQVGFEPEKLHPKDWANPGRVRVLLKDEDGKLANPQIKNKHHLYILVAQYLKAHPTTEKSPYRLRISGLPMPEKLPPAPPAPRGWKIGTILPIHSPAYSGGGVSDNPLKDAMAEMQNMQGMPGMPQIPGMPGLAAMMGGEPSGGSGEKEKKKKDKKKGKA; translated from the exons ATGTCACGACACGCACAAGTAGAGGAGGTGTACGACTCCGATCCAGATGAGGTTTTCCCCTCCGACTCCACGCCCTCCAACTTCACCAATGAATCCCTCCTCTCCGCTGCAGGTATCTCTCCTCAGGGTGCCTCGTCGATACCAATGAGGCCAGCCCCTGAACCTCGTCGCGAAATCCCGAAACACTACCAGTGCCTGTATCCCGTGTACTTCGACAAATCGCGAACCCGCGCAGAGGGCCGGAAGGTCGGCGCAGAGCTGGCTGTGGAGAACCCATTGGCTCGAGACATTGTCGATGCTGCACAGATGCTGGGACTGCAAGTCGGATTCGAGCCTGAGAAACTGCACCCGAAGGATTGGGCGAACCCAGGTCGAGTACGGGTGTTGTTGAAGGACGAGGATGGGAAACTGGCAAACCCACAGATTAAGAATA AGCACCACCTTTATATCCTTGTGGCCCAGTACCTTAAAGCTCACCCAACAACCGAGAAATCGCCTTACCGTCTGAGAATCAGCGGACTTCCAATGCCAGAAAAGCTCCCCCCTGCCCCTCCTGCTCCCCGCGGATGGAAGATCGGCACAATTCTTCCCATCCACTCACCTGCCTACAGCGGGGGTGGTGTCAGTGATAACCCGCTCAAGGATGCTATGGCCGAGATGCAGAACATGCAGGGTATGCCGGGAATGCCTCAGATCCCTGGAATGCCCGGGCTGGCAGCGATGATGGGAGGAGAACCCTCTGGAGGCAGtggcgagaaggagaagaaaaagaaggacaagaagaaggggaaggcCTAA
- a CDS encoding aminotransferase, class III, whose amino-acid sequence MSKELNNSAVLHRDTRFLPRKAVGGKGIYIFLEDGTKFLDSTGGAAVSCLGHGHEKVKQAIIDQTNTISYCHTAFFGTGVSEELAQFLVDSTGGKLSKVYMISSGSEAVEAALKLARQYFLELPTPQPQRTRFIARKPSYHGITLGALAAGGHVLRRQPFEPLLPQNISHVSPCYPYRGKENGETDADYVARLAAELDAEFQRVGPENVCAFVAEPVVGAALGAVPAVPGYFKAMKAVCERYGALLILDEVMSGMGRCGTLHAWEQEDVIPDLQTIGKGLGGGYAPVSGLLIGEKIVQTLDKGTGVFRHGQTYQGHPISCAAALAVQKVIQEENLLENIRNLGIYLETQLKGRLGDHPYVGDIRGKGLFWGIEFVKDKSTKEPFSPEMGVAAHIQETGLDPTYGISLYAAAGCVDGTRGDHVLLAPPYNVTKDEIDLIVETTARVLEHVFTKVVKV is encoded by the exons ATGTCCAAAGAATTGAACAATAGCGCCGTCCTACATCGCGATACCCGCTTCCTCCCCAGGAAAGCAGTCGGCGGCAAGGGCATCTACATTTTTCTCGAAGATGGCACCAAGTTCCTCGACTCGACCGGTGGCGCAGCCGTATCCTGCCTCGGCCACGGTCATGAAAAGGTCAAACAAGCCATCATCGATCAAACCAATACGATATCATATTGCCATACGGCGTTCTTTGGTACCGGAGTATCTGAAGAACTAGCTCAATTCCTTGTCGATTCAACAGGCGGAAAACTGTCGAAGGTGTACATGATTAGTTCTG GCTCCGAAGCAGTTGAAGCGGCATTGAAGTTGGCTCGACAGTATTTCCTTGAGCTCCCAACACCCCAACCTCAACGCACCCGGTTCATCGCCAGAAAGCCCTCTTATCATGGCATCACCTTGGGCGCTTTAGCGGCGGGAGGGCACGTCCTTCGACGACAACCCTTTGAGCCATTGCTTCCCCAAAATATCTCCCATGTATCTCCTTGTTACCCTTACCGAGGTAAGGAGAATGGCGAAACAGATGCGGACTACGTTGCTCGACTTGCTGCAGAGCTAGACGCCGAATTCCAACGTGTTGGACCGGAGAACGTCTGTGCTTTTGTTGCGGAGCCGGTTGTTGGAGCT GCTTTGGGCGCCGTCCCCGCTGTTCCCGGCTACTTCAAAGCCATGAAAGCAGTGTGCGAGAGATACGGAGCGCTTCTCATTCTCGACGAAGTAATGAGCGGGATGGGTCGCTGTGGAACGCTACATGCATGGGAACAGGAAGACGTAATCCCTGACCTCCAGACTATTGGCAAAGGCCTTGGAGGTGGATATGCTCCCGTATCTGGTCTTCTGATCGGAGAGAAGATCGTGCAAACGTTAGATAAAGGCACAGGCGTTTTCCGTCACGGGCAGACGTACCAGGGCCATCCGATCTCCTGTGCTGCTGCGCTGGCTGTGCAGAAAGTCATTCAAGAAGAGAATTTACTAGAGAATATACGGAATTTGGGGATTTACTTGGAAACCCAGCTTAAAGGTCGGTTGGGAGATCACCCGTATGTGGGCGACATTCGCGGGAAGGGGCTATTTTGGGGG ATTGAGTTCGTTAAGGACAAATCCACTAAGGAGCCCTTCAGCCCCGAGATGGGAGTAGCGGCTCATATCCAGGAAACTGGTCTGGATCCGACATACGGAATCTCGTTGTATGCGGCTGCAGGGTGTGTGGATGGAACGCGAGGAGACCATGTTCTCCTTGCACCACCATACAATGTAACGAAGGATGAGATTGATCTTATTGTGGAAACTACTGCTAGAGTTCTGGAGCATGTTTTTACCAAAGTGGTGAAGGTTTGA